In Podospora pseudoanserina strain CBS 124.78 chromosome 5, whole genome shotgun sequence, a single window of DNA contains:
- a CDS encoding hypothetical protein (EggNog:ENOG503NV6R; COG:Q) encodes MAEAKTGGSIARVASISGTWVNFPQLQAGYNASKAAVIIMKNSLAVEWDRYGITVNTISPGYMNTILNKGEGLYEAKKIWLARNPMGRIGEREATSLGQISLWTASSATWLPRGYPVA; translated from the exons ATGGCAGAAGCCAAAACAGGGGGCAGCATTGCTCGGGTGGCGAGCATATCGGGCACTTGGGTGAACTTCCCGCAGCTACAGGCTGGGTACAACGCTTCCAAGGCGGCTGTTATTATAATGAAGAATTCTTTGGCTGTGGAATGGGATCGGTATGGGATTACGGTGAATACCATCAGCCCCGGCTATATGAACACCATTCTCAACAAGGGAGAGGGACTTTAtgaggcgaagaagatttGGCTGGCCAGGAACCCGATGGGGAGGATTGGCGAGCGGGAAGCCACATCACTGGGGCAGATATCGTTGTGGACCGCG TCTTCTGCCACGTGGCTACCCCGTGGCTACCCGGTGGCTTAA